The proteins below are encoded in one region of Eulemur rufifrons isolate Redbay chromosome 2, OSU_ERuf_1, whole genome shotgun sequence:
- the LOC138401188 gene encoding olfactory receptor 7G2-like gives MEPRNRTAVSEFFLLGLTEDPELQPLFFSLFLSMYLVTVLGNLLIVLAVSSDSHLHTPMYLFLSNLSLTDICLSTATIPKILANIRTRSQGITYAGCLTQMFFVLGSATLENFLLAVMAYDRYVAICHPLRYAVIMNLHLCGSLILLSLSISIMDTLLHDLMVLRLSFCTHLEIPLFFCEVVQVIKLACSDTLINNILIYFAGGLFAGVPLSGIIFSYTQIASSVLRMASASGKYKAFSTCVSHLLVVSLFYGTGFGVYISSAFTHSPRKSAVASMMYTVVTPMMNPFIYSLRNRDMTEAIRKLLGAIPSFL, from the coding sequence ATGGAACCCAGAAACCGAACAGCTGTTTCAGAATTCTTTCTCCTGGGACTGACAGAGGATCCAGAACTGCAACCCCTTTTCTTCAGCCTGTTCCTGTCCATGTACCTGGTCACGGTCCTCGGAAACCTGCTCATTGTGCTGGCTGTCAGCTCTGACTCCCacctccacacccccatgtaccTCTTCCTCTCCAATCTCTCCCTCACTGACATCTGTTTAAGCACAGCCACCATCCCAAAGATCCTGGCAAACATCCGAACACGGAGTCAGGGCATCACGTATGCAGGCTGCCTCACCCAGATGTTCTTTGTTCTGGGTTCTGctactttggaaaattttctcCTGGCAGTAATGGCttatgaccgctatgtggccatctgtcaTCCTCTGAGATATGCGGTCATTATGAACCTTCATCTCTGTGGCTCCTTGATCCTTTTGTCCCTGTCTATTAGCATCATGGACACCCTGCTCCACGATCTGATGGTCTTGCGGCTGTCCTTCTGCACACACCTGGAGATACCCCTCTTCTTCTGCGAGGTTGTGCAAGTCATCAAGCTCGCCTGTTCTGATACCCTCATCAATAACATCCTGATATATTTTGCAGGTGGCCTGTTTGCTGGTGTTCCTCTGTCTGGGATCATTTTCTCTTATACTCAGATTGCCTCCTCTGTTTTGAGAATGGCATCAGCAAGTGGAAAGTATAAAGCTTTTTCCACCTGTGTGTCTCATCTCTTGGTTGTGTCCTTGTTCTATGGGACAGGTTTTGGGGTGTACATTAGTTCTGCATTTACGCACTCTCCCAGGAAGTCGGCAGTGGCTTCGATGATGTACACTGTGGTCACTCCCATGAtgaaccccttcatctacagcCTAAGGAACAGGGACATGACAGAAGCTATAAGGAAACTCTTGGGTGCAATACCTTCTTTTCTGTGA
- the LOC138397463 gene encoding olfactory receptor 7G2-like: MKPRNETTVSEFLLLELTQDAELQPVLFSLFLSMYLVTVLGNLLIILAVISDSHLHTPMYLFLSNLSLTDICLSTATVPKMLANIRTRSQSITYAGCLTQTCFLLTSASLESFLLAVMAYDRYVAICHPLRYTDMMNPRLCGLLVSLSLSICSVDALLHSLMLLRLSFCTDLEISLFFCEVVQVVKLACSDTLVNNLLIYFAACTLGGIPLSGIICSYTQIASSILKMPSSGRKYKAFSTCGSHLSVVSLFYGTGLGVYISSAVSDSSRRTAVASVMYTVVTPVLNPFIYSLRNKDMKGALCKLVGRRPSLL; this comes from the coding sequence ATGAAACCCAGAAATGAAACGACTGTTTCAGAATTCCTTCTGCTGGAGCTGACACAGGATGCAGAACTGCAGCCCGTCCTCTTCAGCCTGTTCCTGTCCATGTACCTGGTCACCGTCCTCGGAAACCTGCTCATCATCTTGGCTGTCATCTCGGACTCCCacctccacacccccatgtaccTCTTCCTCTCCAATCTCTCCCTCACTGACATCTGTTTAAGCACAGCCACCGTCCCAAAGATGCTGGCAAACATCCGAACACGGAGTCAGAGCATCACGTATGCAGGCTGCCTCACCCAGACGTGCTTCCTTCTGACATCTGCTAGTTTGGAAAGTTTCCTTCTTGCAGTCATGGCttatgaccgctatgtggccatctgtcaCCCTCTGAGATACACAGACATGATGAATCCTCGTCTGTGTGGTCTGCTGGTTTCACTTTCCCTGTCCATTTGCTCCGTGGATGCCCTGCTCCACAGCCTGATGCTGCTGCGGCTGTCCTTCTGCACAGACCTGGAAATCTCCCTTTTCTTCTGCGAAGTCGTTCAGGTCGTCAAGCTCGCGTGCTCCGATACCCTCGTCAACAACCTTCTCATCTATTTTGCAGCTTGCACCTTGGGTGGCATTCCTCTGTCTGGCATCATTTGTTCTTACACTCAAATAGCCTCCTCCATTTTGAAAATGCCGTCGTCGGGCAGAAAGTATAAAGCCTTTTCCACCTGTGGGTCTCACCTGTCGGTTGTTTCCCTGTTCTATGGGACAGGTTTGGGGGTGTACATCAGTTCTGCAGTTTCTGACTCTTCAAGGAGGACTGCGGTGGCTTCAGTGATGTACACTGTGGTCACTCCCGTATtgaaccccttcatctacagcctgaggaacaagGACATGAAGGGAGCCCTGTGCAAACTCGTAGGCAGGAGaccttctcttctctga
- the LOC138397469 gene encoding olfactory receptor 7G2-like, with amino-acid sequence MEPRNETTVSEFLLLELTQDAELQPVLFSLFLSMYLVTVLGNLLIILAVISDSHLHTPMYLFLSNLSLTDICLSTATIPKILANIRTRSQSITYAACLTQMCFVLGSATLENFLLAVMAYDRYVAICHPLRYAVIMNLSLCGFLILLSLSISIMDTLLHDLMVLRLSFCTHLEIPLFFCEVVQVIKLACSDTLINNLLIYFAAGVLGGVPLSGIIFSYTQIASSVLRMASASGKYKAFSTCGSHLSVVSLFYGTGLGVYISSAFMHSPRTMAVASMMYTVVTPMMNPFIYSLRNRDMTEAIRKLLGRRPSFL; translated from the coding sequence AtggaacccagaaatgaaacgACTGTTTCAGAATTCCTTCTGCTGGAGCTGACACAGGATGCAGAACTGCAGCCCGTCCTCTTCAGCCTGTTCCTGTCCATGTACCTGGTCACCGTCCTCGGAAACCTGCTCATCATCTTGGCTGTCATCTCGGACTCCCacctccacacccccatgtaccTCTTCCTCTCCAATCTCTCCCTCACTGACATCTGTTTAAGCACAGCCACCATCCCAAAGATCCTGGCAAACATCCGAACACGGAGTCAGAGCATCACGTATGCAGCCTGCCTCACCCAGATGTGCTTTGTTCTGGGTTCTGCTACGTTGGAAAATTTTCTCCTGGCAGTAATGGCttatgaccgctatgtggccatctgtcaTCCTCTGAGATACGCGGTCATCATGAACCTTAGTCTCTGTGGCTTCTTGATCCTTTTGTCCCTGTCTATTAGCATCATGGACACCCTGCTCCACGATCTGATGGTCTTGCGGCTGTCCTTCTGCACACACCTGGAGATACCCCTCTTCTTCTGCGAGGTTGTGCAAGTCATCAAGCTTGCCTGTTCTGATACCCTCATCAATAACCTCTTGATATATTTTGCAGCTGGCGTGTTGGGAGGTGTTCCTCTGTCTGGGATCATTTTCTCTTATACTCAGATTGCCTCCTCTGTTTTGAGAATGGCATCAGCAAGTGGAAAGTATAAAGCTTTTTCCACCTGTGGCTCTCACCTCTCGGTTGTGTCCTTGTTCTACGGGACAGGTTTGGGGGTGTACATCAGTTCTGCGTTTATGCACTCTCCCAGGACGATGGCAGTGGCTTCAATGATGTACACTGTGGTCACTCCCATGAtgaaccccttcatctacagcCTAAGGAACAGGGACATGACAGAAGCTATAAGGAAACTCTTGGGTAGGAGACCTTCTTTTCTGTGA
- the LOC138397477 gene encoding olfactory receptor 7G3-like: MKSENQTRVSEFLLLGLSEDPELQPILFGLFLSMYLVTVLGNLLIILAVSSDSHLHTPMYFFLSNLSLTDICFTSTIVPKMLVDIQTESKVISYTGCLTQVYFFMVFLCMDNLLLTIMAYDRYVAICHPLRYTVIMHPHLCTLLILLSVLISALDALLHSLMVLPLSFCTDLKIPHFFCDLAQILKLACSDTLINNILVYLVIILLGVGPLSGIIFSYAQIVSSILRISSMGGKYKAFSTCGSHLSVVSLFYGTCVGVYLSSAVSDSPRKTTVASVMYTVVTPMMNPFIYSLRNKDMKGALRKLTSGTLSL, encoded by the coding sequence ATGAAATCAGAAAACCAAACACGTGTCTCAGAATtcctcctccttggcctctcGGAGGATCCAGAACTGCAGCCCATCCTTTTTGGGCTGTTCCTGTCCATGTACCTGGTCACGGTGCTCGGGAACCTGCTCATCATCCTGGCCGTCAGCTCTGACTCCCacctccacacccccatgtacttcttcctctccaatctCTCCCTCACTGACATCTGTTTCACCTCCACCATAGTTCCTAAGATGCTGGTGGACATTCAGACAGAGAGCAAAGTCATCTCCTATACAGGCTGCCTTACTCAGGTatattttttcatggtttttttaTGTATGGACAATTTACTCCTGACCATaatggcctatgaccgctatgtggccatctgccaccctCTGCGTTACACGGTCATCATGCACCCCCATCTCTGCACCCTGCTGATTCTACTCTCCGTGCTCATCAGCGCCTTAGACGCTCTACTCCACAGTCTGATGGTGTTGCCACTGTCCTTCTGCACAGACCTGAAGATCCCCCACTTCTTCTGTGACCTCGCTCAGATCCTCAAGCTCGCCTGTTCTGACACCCTCATCAATAACATCCTGGTGTATTTAGTGATCATCCTGTTAGGTGTGGGTCCCCTCTCGGGGATAATTTTCTCTTACGCTCAAATTGTCTCCTCTATCCTGAGAATCTCATCGATGGGTGGGAAGTATAAAGCTTTTTCCACCTGCGGGTCCCACCTGTCTGTGGTTTCCTTGTTCTATGGGACTTGTGTTGGGGTCTACCTTAGTTCTGCAGTTTCTGACTCTCCCAGAAAGACTACAGTGGCCTCGGTGATGTACACCGTGGTCACTCCCATGAtgaaccccttcatctacagcCTAAGGAACAAGGACATGAAGGGAGCATTGAGGAAACTCACTTCTGGAACACTGTCTTTGTAA